Proteins encoded in a region of the Sugiyamaella lignohabitans strain CBS 10342 chromosome B, complete sequence genome:
- the BUD32 gene encoding serine/threonine protein kinase BUD32: protein MTDVLERQLKDITDPLAIQSLSQGAEALVYTTNTHPYLPDQGSETHKYIIKYRPPKPYRHPTLDGQLTKHRTLAEARILQKLQIIGVNVPKLIYVDPRKGVIWMEYIYGKSVKQWIWDEENAVDTKEINGTGESAMVKPVLVSVGRQIAKLHLSDLVHGDLTTSNIMLTDFDHGSTASLKPVLIDFGLASQAALAEDKAVDLYVLERAVESTHPVHSDTYNQWLLSGYLAEYDDNGKVGKQKAKEVIAKLEKVRLRGRKRSMVG from the coding sequence ATGACTGACGTTCTCGAGAGGCAGTTGAAAGATATAACCGATCCTTTGGCTATCCAAAGCCTTTCCCAGGGTGCAGAAGCCCTGGTGTATACGACCAACACGCATCCATATCTCCCTGACCAAGGCAGCGAGACGCACAAATATATAATCAAGTACCGACCTCCAAAACCGTATCGACACCCGACGCTGGACGGACAATTAACAAAACATCGAACACTGGCTGAGGCCCGGATCCTACAAAAGTTGCAAATTATCGGTGTTAATGTTCCTAAACTTATCTATGTAGACCCTAGAAAGGGTGTCATCTGGATGGAGTACATTTATGGTAAGAGCGTCAAGCAGTGGATCTGGgatgaagaaaatgctgttgatacaaaagaaataaacgGCACCGGAGAATCTGCGATGGTGAAACCTGTTCTTGTATCGGTAGGAAGACAAATTGCTAAACTGCATCTTTCGGACTTGGTGCATGGTGATCTGACTACCTCCAATATCATGCTGACGGACTTTGACCACGGCTCTACGGCATCCCTCAAACCTGTTCTTATTGATTTTGGACTGGCAAGTCAGGCAGCTCTGGCCGAAGATAAAGCTGTAGACCTCTATGTGCTCGAACGAGCTGTGGAATCTACCCACCCTGTTCACAGTGATACCTATAACCAGTGGCTTCTCTCCGGGTACCTAGCAGAGTACGACGATAATGGCAAAGTGGGCAAGCAGAAGGCTAAGGAGGTTATCGCAAAATTAGAGAAAGTTCGTCTGAGGGGCCGAAAGCGGTCAATGGTGGGTTAG